The following proteins are encoded in a genomic region of Vibrio spartinae:
- a CDS encoding sodium-dependent transporter → MASNTRGHFSSKLGFIMAAAGSAVGLGNVWGFPTKAASNGGAAFLVIYLVMVFLLAFPMLVAELTIGRHGQANPISSLKSIWTKNRALAGGFGLIAIVTASFILSFYSILAGWLVSYAIAPAIDLAGFHQTSSWLVDFGVSRNLIFTVIFSLLTILVVLRGVADGIERWSTRLMPMLFVLFAVMILYIFTQDGAMEGLKMYLVPDLSQLHGGLFVDAMGQAFFSLSLGCGSMMVYGSYLKKDVNLPKIAAQVASIDTGVAFSAGLLILPAMYVAKNNGVDIFTESGALKSSGDLVFKVLPAMFETMGNIGALLGFGFFVLMVIAALTSAISMLEVPVSCAQDELGWGRSKATWLIGGLILFISIVICLNFGQLFGLVADITTVYMQPLLGAAWAVVVGWIWNRNKLLNEIKQGYPEIEQGFFWKIWPWYVRFICPVAIIMVFAYPLI, encoded by the coding sequence ATGGCAAGTAATACAAGAGGTCATTTTTCTTCGAAACTTGGCTTTATTATGGCAGCTGCTGGCTCAGCGGTCGGTCTGGGTAATGTCTGGGGATTTCCCACCAAAGCTGCCAGTAACGGGGGCGCTGCTTTTTTGGTGATCTATCTTGTGATGGTCTTTTTGCTGGCATTTCCAATGCTTGTGGCTGAACTGACTATCGGGCGACATGGGCAGGCAAATCCTATTTCCTCCTTAAAATCAATCTGGACTAAAAATCGTGCGCTTGCCGGTGGGTTTGGACTGATTGCGATTGTGACCGCATCATTTATCCTGAGCTTCTATTCAATTCTTGCGGGTTGGTTGGTCAGCTATGCCATCGCTCCGGCGATTGATTTGGCTGGCTTTCATCAAACCTCAAGTTGGTTAGTGGATTTCGGTGTTTCACGTAATCTCATTTTTACAGTTATTTTTTCTCTATTAACGATTTTGGTTGTGCTGCGAGGCGTTGCTGATGGCATTGAGCGCTGGTCAACACGATTGATGCCTATGTTATTCGTCTTGTTTGCGGTGATGATTCTATACATCTTCACTCAAGACGGTGCGATGGAAGGGCTGAAGATGTATTTGGTCCCGGATCTGTCTCAGCTCCATGGTGGATTGTTTGTTGATGCCATGGGCCAGGCATTTTTCTCCCTGTCACTGGGATGCGGTTCAATGATGGTTTATGGCTCGTATCTGAAAAAAGATGTCAATCTTCCCAAGATCGCTGCGCAAGTTGCTTCGATTGACACCGGTGTTGCTTTCTCTGCCGGATTACTGATTTTACCGGCAATGTATGTTGCGAAAAACAACGGTGTTGATATTTTCACTGAAAGCGGTGCGCTGAAAAGTTCCGGTGATTTAGTTTTTAAAGTGTTGCCTGCCATGTTTGAAACCATGGGGAATATCGGGGCATTACTCGGATTCGGTTTTTTTGTTTTGATGGTCATTGCGGCCCTGACATCTGCAATTTCGATGCTTGAAGTCCCGGTTTCCTGTGCTCAGGATGAGCTTGGGTGGGGGCGTTCAAAAGCGACTTGGTTGATCGGTGGTTTGATCCTATTCATTAGCATTGTGATTTGCCTCAATTTTGGTCAGCTTTTTGGTTTAGTGGCTGATATTACGACCGTGTATATGCAGCCATTGCTTGGTGCCGCTTGGGCTGTTGTGGTTGGCTGGATTTGGAACCGGAATAAACTGCTCAATGAAATTAAGCAAGGTTATCCGGAGATCGAACAAGGCTTCTTTTGGAAGATTTGGCCGTGGTACGTTCGTTTTATTTGTCCGGTTGCGATCATCATGGTATTTGCTTACCCATTAATCTAA
- a CDS encoding TIGR01621 family pseudouridine synthase, whose product MFRILFVHADFVLIHKYPGVSVHKDDGDTMLVHEVSRQLGGGPLYLVHRLDKMTSGLLLLARSADAARALSACFAERMVEKYYLAIGAKKPKKKQGIICGDMVRSRRSGWMLTTAQTNPAITQFFSTAGEQGERLFICRPLTGKTHQIRVALKSIGSAIVGDPIYHNSHSADRGYLHAYALAFPYAGEWHQFICDPRHDDVMGEKWREPAIVHGIETWSEPWLLDWPKIKRKP is encoded by the coding sequence GTGTTTCGTATATTATTTGTTCATGCCGACTTTGTGTTGATTCACAAATATCCCGGTGTTTCGGTGCATAAAGATGATGGGGACACCATGCTTGTCCATGAAGTGAGTCGTCAACTGGGAGGCGGACCGCTTTATCTGGTCCATCGACTGGACAAGATGACATCAGGGCTGTTGTTGTTGGCTCGTTCTGCTGATGCAGCCCGAGCATTATCAGCCTGTTTTGCCGAACGAATGGTTGAGAAATACTATTTGGCAATTGGTGCGAAAAAGCCAAAGAAGAAGCAGGGGATCATTTGTGGTGATATGGTTCGTTCTCGTCGTTCCGGATGGATGCTGACGACGGCACAAACCAATCCTGCAATCACTCAGTTTTTTTCGACCGCTGGTGAACAAGGAGAACGCTTGTTTATTTGTCGCCCTTTGACGGGTAAAACCCACCAAATCCGAGTCGCACTGAAGTCGATTGGTTCTGCAATCGTCGGTGATCCCATTTATCACAACAGCCATAGTGCGGATCGTGGCTATTTACATGCTTACGCATTGGCATTTCCGTATGCTGGTGAGTGGCACCAGTTTATCTGTGATCCGAGACATGATGATGTCATGGGTGAGAAGTGGCGGGAGCCTGCGATTGTCCACGGTATTGAAACGTGGTCTGAACCGTGGTTACTCGATTGGCCTAAAATTAAACGAAAGCCTTGA
- a CDS encoding class I SAM-dependent methyltransferase — translation MDSNQLTVFFQHLEQQLEPEFFEIRRVFHGRGRCWPGLEQLTADWLAQQLVVSLFKAPDEQFMHLLRQGLHDLTRQAYWQQCGGKSIVIQHRYAQGAPVEVLWGTLTSHPVAIEDGLKYQLDIGRNQNCGLFLDMRYGRRWVREQAAGKKVLNLFAYTCGFSVAAIAGGADQVVNLDMAKSSLAKGRDNHLLNQHDVSDVHFLAHDLLKSWGKIKKYGPYDLIVIDPPTFQKGSFALTKDYRKILRRLNDWLAEDGQVLACVNAPMVPSDFLIQSMREEAPTLTLSQRLENPPEFADVDPESGLKALVFH, via the coding sequence ATGGATAGCAATCAACTAACAGTTTTTTTTCAACACCTTGAGCAGCAACTTGAACCTGAATTCTTTGAAATCAGACGTGTGTTTCATGGCCGGGGACGATGCTGGCCAGGTCTGGAGCAACTGACGGCAGACTGGTTAGCGCAGCAACTGGTGGTGAGCCTTTTTAAAGCGCCTGATGAACAGTTTATGCATCTGTTACGTCAAGGGTTACACGATCTGACACGACAAGCGTATTGGCAACAATGCGGTGGAAAAAGTATTGTCATCCAGCATCGTTATGCGCAAGGTGCGCCTGTTGAAGTGTTGTGGGGAACGTTGACATCACATCCGGTCGCAATCGAGGATGGCTTAAAGTATCAACTGGATATTGGACGGAATCAGAACTGTGGTCTATTTCTCGATATGCGTTATGGGCGACGCTGGGTGAGAGAACAAGCGGCCGGTAAGAAAGTGTTGAACCTTTTCGCTTATACCTGTGGCTTCTCTGTTGCGGCGATTGCCGGTGGCGCCGACCAGGTCGTCAATCTTGATATGGCCAAATCTTCATTGGCGAAAGGGCGGGACAATCATCTCCTCAATCAACATGATGTCAGTGATGTCCATTTTCTGGCCCATGATTTATTGAAATCATGGGGAAAAATCAAAAAATATGGTCCATATGATTTAATCGTCATTGATCCACCGACCTTTCAAAAAGGCAGCTTTGCTTTGACCAAAGATTATCGGAAAATTTTAAGGCGTTTGAATGATTGGTTGGCCGAAGACGGGCAGGTGCTTGCTTGTGTGAATGCGCCGATGGTTCCAAGTGATTTTCTGATTCAGAGTATGCGTGAAGAAGCACCGACACTGACGCTCAGCCAGCGTTTAGAAAATCCACCTGAATTTGCTGATGTCGATCCGGAGTCTGGTTTGAAAGCACTCGTGTTTCATTGA
- a CDS encoding META domain-containing protein, which translates to MKLSSKAIVTTITFSALAGLAGCASKDKPIQLSELQTPQWHLVELDGKALERPKGKKAPSLGVDQKMTATGLAGCNDYVGEVDIDVDSHEFRITHLNSTMKLCLKKSMALNNTVISTLSEWSRIDIDKNKLTLKGEKHTLVFQAQSK; encoded by the coding sequence ATGAAGCTTAGTTCAAAGGCTATCGTCACAACAATCACATTCTCAGCTTTGGCTGGCTTGGCAGGGTGCGCGAGTAAAGATAAGCCGATTCAGTTGTCTGAACTGCAAACACCTCAGTGGCATCTGGTCGAGTTGGATGGCAAAGCTTTGGAACGCCCGAAAGGAAAAAAAGCACCATCACTCGGTGTTGATCAAAAAATGACGGCTACCGGGCTGGCGGGTTGTAATGATTATGTTGGTGAAGTAGACATCGATGTCGATTCACATGAGTTCAGAATTACCCATTTGAACTCAACGATGAAATTGTGCCTGAAAAAATCAATGGCACTCAATAACACCGTTATATCAACGCTCTCCGAATGGAGTCGCATCGACATTGATAAAAACAAACTGACCTTAAAAGGTGAAAAACATACCCTTGTATTTCAGGCTCAGAGCAAGTAG
- a CDS encoding DUF1289 domain-containing protein, which produces MEQLEFFDIPSPCIRVCEVDEKGYCRGCMRNRDERLRWLKMSSAEKIHVIQLCKMRYRRKMAKKQTAGHLDKHDSQSPQRDLF; this is translated from the coding sequence ATGGAACAACTCGAATTTTTTGATATTCCCAGCCCTTGTATCCGAGTGTGTGAAGTGGATGAAAAAGGTTATTGTCGGGGCTGTATGAGAAACCGAGACGAACGTCTTCGTTGGTTGAAGATGAGTTCGGCTGAGAAGATCCATGTCATTCAATTATGCAAAATGCGTTATCGCCGTAAAATGGCTAAAAAACAAACTGCTGGTCATCTGGACAAACACGACTCGCAAAGCCCGCAGCGCGATCTATTTTGA
- the rplY gene encoding 50S ribosomal protein L25, with the protein MKLEAVLRTELGKGASRRLRHAGLFPAIVYGGDAAPVSIALTHDDVINQMDKPEFYEAITLVIDGAEVKVKPQDVQRHVFKPKVTHMDFIRI; encoded by the coding sequence ATGAAACTTGAAGCAGTTTTACGTACTGAACTAGGTAAAGGTGCGAGCCGCCGCCTACGTCATGCTGGTCTATTCCCAGCTATCGTTTACGGTGGTGATGCAGCCCCTGTATCTATCGCACTGACCCATGATGATGTCATCAACCAAATGGACAAGCCTGAATTCTACGAAGCAATCACTCTTGTGATTGACGGTGCAGAAGTTAAGGTGAAACCACAAGATGTGCAACGTCATGTGTTCAAGCCAAAAGTAACACACATGGACTTCATCCGTATCTAA
- a CDS encoding DEAD/DEAH box helicase — translation MYTLRPYQSDAVKAVIHYFRHHHTPAVIVLPTGAGKSLVIAELARLAKGRVLVLAHVKELVEQNHEKYEGYGLNGAIFSAGLGRKETDQQVVFASVQSVARHLSAFSHQFSLLVIDECHRVPDNQDSSYQKVISHLQANNPGIKILGLTATPYRLGMGWIYQYHTRGQVRSEQPRFFRDCIFELPIHYLLDEAFLTPAKLIDAPVLSYDFSQVKPMATGVYKTSELDKVISQAKRATPQIIAQVIQQAQDRHGVMIFAATVHHAREIYALLPESETAIITGETPAQERDQLIRQFKQRQLKYMVNVSVLTTGFDAPHVDLIAILRPTESVSLYQQIIGRGLRLSPGKQDCLILDYAGNQYDLEQPEIGEPKPDSQSEIVTVPCPACGFNNNFWGKLDAGGFLIEHYGRRCQGYFTDEDTQERHHCDYRFRAKYCHECGADNDIAARFCHECQAILVDPDKKLKEALNLKDALVFECLNMELNLHKDNHGKNQLKITYHGENQAQVHEFWPLTTQKQKRLFHQRFVRPHLADKHRPFLESSPSRVIAHQHRFRLPQFVIARKSGRFWKLRDKIFADELSQKH, via the coding sequence ATGTATACACTTCGTCCTTATCAAAGTGATGCTGTGAAAGCGGTCATCCATTATTTTCGTCATCACCATACTCCGGCAGTCATTGTCTTACCGACAGGCGCGGGAAAGAGCCTTGTCATTGCAGAACTGGCCCGACTGGCAAAAGGACGGGTTCTCGTGCTGGCTCATGTGAAAGAGTTGGTTGAACAAAATCATGAAAAATATGAAGGGTACGGCCTGAACGGTGCCATCTTTTCTGCCGGACTTGGCAGAAAGGAGACCGATCAACAAGTGGTCTTTGCATCCGTTCAGTCGGTTGCTCGTCACTTATCGGCATTTAGCCATCAGTTTTCGCTGCTCGTCATCGATGAATGTCATCGCGTGCCGGACAATCAAGACAGCAGCTATCAGAAAGTCATTTCACACCTTCAGGCCAATAATCCCGGGATTAAAATCCTTGGCTTAACGGCGACGCCCTATCGGCTGGGGATGGGTTGGATCTATCAATACCATACCCGCGGTCAGGTTCGCAGTGAACAACCCCGTTTTTTCCGGGATTGTATTTTCGAGCTGCCGATTCACTATCTGTTAGATGAAGCGTTTTTGACGCCGGCAAAGTTGATTGATGCACCGGTACTCAGTTATGACTTTTCTCAAGTCAAACCGATGGCAACCGGTGTGTATAAAACCTCTGAACTGGACAAAGTCATTTCGCAAGCAAAACGAGCGACGCCTCAGATTATTGCTCAGGTCATCCAACAAGCTCAAGACCGACATGGCGTGATGATCTTTGCCGCAACCGTTCATCATGCCCGGGAAATCTATGCCCTGCTTCCCGAATCAGAAACAGCAATCATCACCGGTGAGACACCGGCCCAAGAACGAGATCAGCTGATTCGGCAATTTAAACAGCGTCAGTTGAAATATATGGTCAACGTCTCGGTATTAACCACAGGCTTTGATGCCCCTCATGTAGATCTAATCGCGATTCTCCGCCCGACCGAATCCGTCAGTCTCTATCAGCAAATTATTGGCCGGGGATTACGTCTTTCTCCCGGTAAGCAAGATTGCCTGATCCTCGATTATGCCGGTAATCAATACGATCTCGAGCAACCCGAAATTGGCGAACCCAAACCCGATAGCCAAAGTGAGATTGTCACCGTCCCTTGCCCCGCATGTGGTTTTAACAATAATTTTTGGGGCAAGTTAGATGCCGGCGGATTTCTGATCGAACATTACGGACGACGGTGTCAGGGCTACTTTACTGATGAAGACACGCAAGAACGGCATCATTGTGACTATCGTTTCCGGGCGAAATATTGTCATGAGTGTGGTGCCGACAATGATATTGCCGCTCGCTTCTGCCATGAATGCCAGGCCATACTGGTCGATCCGGATAAAAAACTGAAAGAAGCCCTCAATCTGAAAGATGCATTAGTGTTTGAATGTCTGAATATGGAGCTCAATCTACATAAAGATAATCACGGCAAAAACCAGTTAAAAATCACTTACCACGGAGAGAATCAGGCTCAAGTTCATGAATTTTGGCCTTTGACAACCCAAAAACAGAAACGGCTGTTTCATCAACGTTTCGTCAGGCCCCATCTGGCAGATAAACACCGGCCATTTCTCGAATCGTCACCAAGCCGAGTCATCGCTCATCAACATCGGTTTCGGTTGCCACAATTTGTGATAGCCCGAAAATCGGGCCGTTTCTGGAAACTCAGAGATAAGATATTTGCCGATGAATTGAGCCAAAAACATTAG
- the rsuA gene encoding 16S rRNA pseudouridine(516) synthase RsuA translates to MRLDKFLCDALGITRREATKVIKQGEVCVNEQVQKSGALKLTAADEVTWQDQPIRLHGPKYIMLYKPEDYVCSHEDGFNETAFMLLDEPHLKHLHFAGRLDVDTTGLVLITDDGQWSHRVTSPKHQCAKVYHVWLADPIAEDAVAQFKQGIQLRNERELTLPAQLEILDEKEARLKIYEGKYHQVKRMFAAIGNKVVGLHREQVGQICLDDTLAPGEYRYLTEAEVQSVWENPAADV, encoded by the coding sequence ATGCGTCTGGATAAATTTTTATGTGATGCTTTAGGCATCACTCGTAGAGAAGCAACGAAGGTCATCAAACAGGGTGAGGTTTGTGTCAATGAACAGGTTCAAAAAAGTGGCGCGCTGAAACTGACCGCAGCAGATGAAGTTACGTGGCAGGATCAACCGATACGGTTGCACGGGCCTAAGTATATTATGTTGTATAAGCCTGAAGATTATGTGTGCTCTCACGAAGATGGCTTTAATGAAACAGCTTTTATGTTGCTCGATGAGCCTCATCTGAAACATTTGCATTTTGCGGGGCGGTTGGATGTTGATACGACCGGTCTCGTGTTGATTACCGATGATGGTCAGTGGTCTCACCGGGTGACTTCGCCTAAACATCAATGTGCCAAGGTCTATCATGTGTGGCTGGCTGATCCGATTGCAGAGGATGCTGTTGCCCAATTTAAACAGGGAATTCAGTTACGCAATGAACGGGAACTGACTTTACCGGCCCAACTTGAAATTCTTGATGAAAAGGAAGCGCGCCTGAAAATTTATGAAGGCAAATATCATCAGGTGAAACGCATGTTTGCTGCCATTGGCAACAAAGTCGTCGGATTACACCGGGAGCAAGTCGGACAAATCTGTCTCGATGATACGCTGGCTCCGGGGGAGTATCGGTATCTGACCGAGGCTGAAGTGCAGTCGGTCTGGGAAAACCCGGCTGCGGATGTTTAG
- a CDS encoding Bcr/CflA family multidrug efflux MFS transporter, giving the protein MSTGQALKHDSSPRMDLLLFIILGAIGAITPLAIDMYLPAMPVIARDLGVSAGAVQMTLTAYTAGFTVGQLVQGPFSDSYGRRPVMLLGIVLFGLCSVVCASVNDIEALTYIRAAQGFAGAAAAVVIQAVVRDMFNQENFAKAMSFITLVITLAPLVAPMLGGHLAVLFGWRSIFWVLTGFALLVILMVLWKIPETLKEENRQSLDLKRTLKNYWQLCQSKRSLGLMLCGGFSFAGMFSFLTAGSFVYVDIYGVSPDKFGYLFGLNILGIMLMTSVNSRFVKKVGSIIMLRFGLLIQFVAGLGLLIGWFFDWGLWGTVPFVVLFIGMISTIGSNAMGLLMSGYPHIAGTVSSLAGTFRFGVGSIVGVIVAAMPGDAVWPMVFSMAVCSVLSGVSYWVSEKSLRSA; this is encoded by the coding sequence ATGAGTACTGGGCAGGCATTAAAACATGACAGTTCTCCTCGGATGGACTTATTACTTTTTATTATTTTAGGTGCGATTGGTGCGATTACTCCATTAGCGATTGATATGTATCTTCCGGCCATGCCCGTGATTGCCCGTGATTTAGGGGTGAGTGCCGGGGCGGTGCAGATGACTTTAACGGCCTATACGGCCGGATTTACAGTGGGGCAGCTTGTTCAAGGCCCGTTTTCGGATAGCTATGGTCGTCGTCCGGTTATGTTACTCGGGATCGTTTTGTTTGGTCTTTGCTCGGTTGTATGTGCCAGTGTTAACGATATTGAAGCGCTGACCTATATTCGTGCCGCACAAGGGTTTGCCGGTGCAGCCGCTGCAGTTGTGATTCAGGCAGTCGTGCGTGACATGTTTAATCAGGAAAATTTTGCCAAGGCGATGTCCTTTATTACGCTGGTTATCACGCTGGCACCCTTGGTTGCTCCTATGTTAGGGGGGCATTTGGCGGTCTTGTTCGGCTGGCGCTCAATTTTCTGGGTGCTGACGGGGTTTGCGTTGCTCGTTATTTTGATGGTGCTGTGGAAGATTCCTGAAACCTTAAAAGAAGAAAACCGTCAGTCATTAGATTTGAAACGGACCCTGAAAAACTATTGGCAATTGTGTCAGTCAAAACGCTCTCTCGGTCTGATGCTTTGTGGCGGATTCTCTTTTGCCGGGATGTTTTCTTTCTTAACGGCTGGCTCGTTTGTTTACGTTGATATTTATGGTGTGAGTCCGGATAAATTCGGTTATCTGTTTGGTCTGAATATCTTAGGTATTATGTTGATGACCAGTGTGAACAGTCGCTTTGTCAAAAAAGTCGGCTCGATCATCATGCTTCGTTTTGGGTTATTGATTCAGTTTGTGGCGGGTCTCGGATTGTTAATCGGTTGGTTCTTTGACTGGGGATTATGGGGAACCGTGCCGTTTGTGGTGCTCTTTATCGGGATGATTTCAACCATCGGCAGTAATGCGATGGGGCTGCTCATGAGTGGCTATCCGCACATTGCCGGAACCGTTTCGTCATTGGCGGGTACGTTTCGTTTCGGTGTCGGCTCGATCGTCGGGGTGATTGTTGCGGCAATGCCCGGCGATGCAGTCTGGCCGATGGTGTTCAGTATGGCGGTCTGTTCCGTATTATCTGGGGTGAGTTACTGGGTGTCTGAAAAGAGCTTAAGGAGCGCATGA
- a CDS encoding DUF2913 family protein has translation MMTYHDEIQRVVNTALTELAQAHQRGQLVNAPVSNNHFLVRWVTNALKQQRFHRCVGDDLTGWQKAGRSQGNHAALERVFQRISAYYGLFFTTDTSAGQQITGQQITDQQIEQFLDTMTEAGWEIATSEPLVGCGKVQLFTESSDSLALCAQQCESCFDGAFLTQPMSLFVRGNHTQFVDQAWQAGLMVHKQTNYKSNVKYHGEYLIYPGNRGEQLAEIPLGFVIE, from the coding sequence ATGATGACCTATCATGATGAAATTCAGCGGGTAGTGAATACGGCGTTGACGGAATTAGCACAAGCGCACCAACGCGGCCAACTGGTGAATGCGCCGGTGTCCAACAATCATTTTCTGGTTCGCTGGGTGACGAACGCTTTAAAACAGCAACGTTTTCACCGCTGTGTCGGCGATGACCTGACAGGATGGCAAAAAGCCGGGCGTTCTCAGGGGAATCATGCCGCACTGGAACGTGTATTTCAGCGGATCTCGGCTTATTACGGCCTGTTCTTTACCACTGATACGTCAGCCGGGCAGCAAATTACCGGGCAACAGATTACCGATCAACAGATTGAGCAGTTTCTGGATACCATGACAGAAGCAGGGTGGGAGATCGCCACTTCAGAACCGCTGGTCGGCTGCGGTAAAGTGCAGTTATTTACGGAAAGCTCTGATTCATTAGCACTTTGTGCACAGCAGTGTGAATCTTGTTTTGATGGCGCGTTCCTGACGCAGCCGATGAGCTTATTTGTACGGGGCAACCATACCCAATTTGTTGATCAAGCCTGGCAAGCAGGTCTGATGGTCCATAAACAGACCAATTATAAATCCAATGTAAAATATCACGGCGAGTATTTGATCTATCCGGGGAATCGGGGAGAACAACTGGCAGAAATTCCCCTCGGATTTGTGATTGAGTGA
- a CDS encoding NAD(P)H-dependent oxidoreductase, whose amino-acid sequence MSKTVLVVYAHPEPKSLTRRFVSDTLQTLDRLGYNVLQSDLYSMGWKATFDAADFPHRTNPDQLMFIQESEHAYVTGQQTQDVIAEQQKLLAADAVIFHFPLWWFGMPAILKGWIDRVYAYGFAYGYQGKGNRYRYGDGIFKGKRAILSVMVGGPDQDYGLRGINGSLDELLFPITHGMLFFPGFDVLSTHAVYGTGKLEPAALEAELTAWNSRLEQLFDEAPIPFRRQDSEDYHANILAEHLSKGETGLMMHIDKQLTKLT is encoded by the coding sequence ATGTCAAAAACTGTACTCGTTGTGTATGCCCACCCAGAACCGAAATCTCTGACGCGCCGATTCGTGTCCGACACTTTACAAACGTTAGATCGTCTTGGATATAACGTGCTGCAATCAGACCTATACAGCATGGGTTGGAAAGCGACTTTCGATGCAGCAGACTTTCCCCATCGGACCAATCCTGACCAGCTTATGTTTATCCAAGAATCAGAGCACGCTTATGTTACAGGCCAACAAACTCAGGACGTTATCGCAGAGCAGCAGAAGCTACTGGCCGCGGATGCTGTCATCTTTCATTTTCCACTTTGGTGGTTTGGTATGCCTGCTATTCTGAAAGGCTGGATAGACAGAGTGTATGCTTATGGTTTTGCTTACGGCTATCAAGGTAAGGGGAATCGCTATCGCTACGGCGACGGTATTTTCAAAGGTAAACGAGCAATACTGTCCGTCATGGTAGGAGGACCAGATCAAGATTATGGTCTGCGCGGGATTAATGGCTCCTTAGACGAGCTGTTATTCCCGATTACCCACGGGATGCTCTTTTTTCCGGGATTCGATGTCTTATCGACTCATGCTGTCTATGGAACAGGGAAATTAGAACCAGCGGCGCTTGAGGCAGAGCTTACCGCTTGGAATTCTCGCCTTGAACAGCTATTTGATGAAGCCCCTATCCCATTCCGTCGCCAAGATAGTGAGGATTATCATGCCAATATCTTAGCCGAGCATCTATCAAAAGGAGAAACGGGATTGATGATGCACATTGATAAGCAGCTGACAAAGCTCACCTAA
- a CDS encoding LysR family transcriptional regulator, whose amino-acid sequence MDTKKLDLNLLVTFEVLMEEKNVSKAAARLHLSQPAVSTQLSRLRDLFNDQLLIPARRGMIPTAKALELTLPLRLALDQVRDTLTTHQNFEPQQADLTVMLACTDYLQSVIGLSIIETLRRQAPNVKVGLRSLEPARLEAQLANGEVDLALMTPEAAPPALRTRHLYDEVYVLIGRKGHPQLVDDMSLEDYVRLEHIVVSLDGGKFLTPHDQALKALGYSRNVVLSVATFLIVPELVTQSNFVALVPKRMTLGRTDLTVVSSPVTSTGFSVGMVWHERTHGHSAHRWVREMISHIML is encoded by the coding sequence ATGGATACCAAAAAACTGGATCTCAATTTACTGGTAACATTTGAAGTTTTAATGGAAGAGAAAAATGTCAGTAAGGCTGCTGCACGGTTACATCTGAGTCAGCCCGCAGTCAGCACCCAGCTCAGTCGGCTGAGAGATTTGTTCAATGATCAGTTATTGATTCCAGCTCGGCGTGGCATGATTCCTACTGCTAAAGCACTCGAGTTAACTTTGCCTTTGCGTCTTGCGTTAGATCAGGTTCGGGATACGCTGACAACGCACCAAAACTTTGAACCACAACAAGCCGACCTAACCGTGATGCTCGCTTGTACGGATTATCTTCAGTCTGTCATCGGCTTGTCCATTATTGAAACTTTAAGGCGGCAAGCACCTAACGTGAAGGTTGGGTTACGCAGCTTAGAGCCAGCCCGGTTAGAAGCGCAGCTGGCGAATGGTGAAGTCGACCTTGCTCTGATGACACCGGAAGCGGCACCTCCCGCTTTACGTACCAGACATTTGTATGATGAAGTCTATGTATTGATTGGCCGAAAGGGTCATCCACAGCTTGTCGATGATATGAGCCTTGAAGATTATGTCCGACTTGAGCACATTGTCGTATCTCTCGATGGCGGAAAATTTTTAACACCTCATGATCAAGCGCTCAAAGCACTTGGCTATTCACGCAATGTTGTACTGTCGGTTGCCACATTTCTGATTGTTCCGGAGCTCGTCACTCAATCAAATTTTGTAGCACTGGTACCAAAACGTATGACATTAGGGCGAACGGACTTAACCGTTGTATCTTCGCCTGTCACATCAACCGGATTTTCTGTAGGAATGGTGTGGCATGAGCGCACCCACGGTCACAGTGCACACCGCTGGGTCCGTGAAATGATCAGTCACATTATGCTTTAA